The Vigna unguiculata cultivar IT97K-499-35 chromosome 1, ASM411807v1, whole genome shotgun sequence nucleotide sequence TGGGGCTTCTGTTTGGCACCTAATAAGTCACCCGAGTATTGGGTTTACCATTTTAGGATAAAGTGGTACTTTCAATTACCAGCCTATTGATGGGTTTTTTTCACTGTTGTGGTGTATTATCTATATGTTGTCACAATGGTCTAAACTGTCACCAAGACGAATTTAACTCTAACTCTGATACACTAATAGGTAACCTCGAAGCATTGTGTTTATAAGTATCTTTTCTTATATAATCATTTCGACTAATGTGAGATTTAGATTCATAGTTAGATTATTCTGACTCCTATATCCAAACCAAAGATTGAACCCTTGATTTTGGTTTAGGGACTCAATTGTTGAGACACCAATACATCTTTTGGTGACATACTAATCTTTGACGGGGCATCAAAGACTCCACAACCTTTTAGTCCTGAATTTCTGCTTCCACCAATTATTAGATACATATCATATCATACTCAGCATGCTACAAATGTTAACTTGCGGCTTTAATTCACATTTGATGTTGAAATAATTCAAAATCCTTCTACAAAGTCATCCTACTAATCCTCTTACGAGATAGAGCATTGGATCTTTTTAAGTTTCCGAAATATTGATgaatgtatttactttttttcttaatacgTTTTTTCATGAAGTATTAGAAAGATTTGTGTTGTGGGATGATATAGCTTTGCTCTGTGATCTGGTGGTTCAGGAAGCTACAAGACAAGGTTGCACTTATCACTGGAGCAGCTAGTGGAATAGGAAAGGCCACAGCCACCAAATTTATCAATAATGGAGCTAAGGTTATTATTGCTGATATTAATCAACAGCTTGGTGAGGAGACGGCAAAAGAACTAGGATCTAATGCCACTTTCATAACATGTGATGTCACTCAAGAGTCAGACATATCCAATGCTGTTGAATTTGCCATTTCTAAACACAAACAACTTGATATCATGTACAACAATGCAGGGGTAGCCTGCAAAAGTCCTCTGAGCATCGTTGACCTGGACATGGCCTTGTTTGACAAAATCATGGACATAAATGTTCGTGGTGCTGTGGCAGGTATCAAACATGCAGCACGTGTGATGATCCCACGTGGAAGTGGGTCTATTCTGTGCACAGCAAGTGTCACAGGTGTGATGGGAGGTCTGGCTCAGCACACTTACTCAATATCTAAGTCTGCAGTCGTAGGCATTGTTAAATCTCTGGCTTCTGAGTTATGCAGGCATGGAATCCGAGTCAATTGCATATCACCTTTTGCCATCCCAACACCTTTTGCTCTGGAAGAAATGAGTCAGATATATTCTCATGTTGATAGTCAGAGACATGTGGATATTATTCACAATTCTAGTGTCCTAAAGGGTGTCTATTGTGAACCCGATGATGTTGCTAATGCTGCACTTTTTCTTGCGTCCAATGATGCCAAGTATGTCAGTGGACACAACTTGGTTGTCGATGGGGGTTTCACATCTTTTAAGAATTTGGACTTTCCTGCACCAGATCAAGTGAAGTAGAACTTTgttcaaattatatttagataaagGTAACAATGATGGAAAACCATCTtgcaatttcaaatttttaataaaaaattcagtGAGAGTGAGTCAATTTCATTTATTTCAGTACTCTTCTAAATACATCCAAGTTTAGCGTTTGAGTGGCGACCCCAAATGATATCAGTTTCACACCCAAAAAGGATGGGAAACCCATGCAAGCATCATGAGCCAGTTCAAATGCTTTGAGGCACCCTAAATAAACATGCTATCATAAGTGATACTTTTTGTAGTTctgtattttcattcaaaagGAATTAGAGATAGAAAAGCGTTGTAGTGGGAGTTTCTGTTGAATCAGTCCTGTGTATGGCTGAACCAGTCATTTCAGGCCCTTCATTACCTAGTGATACAAGAATAAAACCTTTCATGTTTACCTTCAGTTTTTAACATTATAAGAGATGCTATAGCCGTAGTCAACTTTGAAAGGATGATAAAGCTTTTGATTCTCAGAGCACTTTTTGGTGCGCCCTCTGTTAACTTTATTGAATCTTGTAATTTAACCAATCAAGCTTCCATCAATAGCCTTCTTTATAATAAACTTTACAGCACCAATGGACTACTTGACAAAGGGAATCGCACTTTATAAGATGCTAAAACTAACATAGCTTAAATCAGCCTGGAATCTGTCAGATGATTGAAACTTAGGAACAACCATTTTGCAAATGTTCATGATTTCTACTAACACCACAATTACATTCAGTCGAGTATGAATAAAAAACCTATGCAAAAGCTTTAGTTCTCGTGTTTTAGGGAGAATACAAGGTTTACTTCCCTTTTCTCCTTCAAAATTGTTGGAGAAAAATTTTGGTTCATACGATGAAGACTGGTTCTTGATAAGATTCGAGAGATTAATAGTTGATCATTAGTGAAATACTGACATGATAATGAATTTCCCAATCTCACTGAAAAGAAACCATTTGAGATTCATTTCCTTTTCAGCAAACTCAGAAATAACACCATAGTAATAAGATCACAAGATTCCGTGAAATGGCCTATACCAGAACATTTTCCAGGTATTAAAGTTATAATGCCAATAAAGATACACGATTGTATTATAACCAAATCAAACCAAAACGAGCAAATTAGAGGCAATGAAATTCAAATCGATTGAGAGAACTGTTCTATCCGTTGAGCAATGAGGTCAATAGCAGCATTTGCTGATGAGAATGCCCCATGGAAACTCTCTTTGTAGTTAATAGACTCCAGTTCACGGGCCATCTTCAACAGAATCTCACCCAGGTCTGTTTGCTTCTGTAGCAAAGAATTGTAGTATGAGTTGGCAGCCACTCGGCTTATTTCCACATTGGTTTCTTCTGGACAGTACTCATCATCCAACCATTTATGCAAAGTAACCCTAAGCCATTCTGATTCCTGataagtgaaaaaataaaaacatgctATAATTTATCTCCGACCACTTGTTCTCTAAACTTGTCGATAATTGAAAACCAATATCAATTTGGATTTGACAGCAACAAAAAAAGAAGTACCTGCAAGGAAATTGTTGGTTGTAACCAATGGTTAGGGACTCTGAGGTCCTCAACTTGGTCATCGGATTCTGTGAATGGGTGAGAACGGGATCTGACCCGTGTGGGCGAATGCGTCGGAGTATAGCATAGAGTTAGTGAAGAAGAAGCATGTTGGTTAGTCAGAGTTACTGCAATGGAAGATGGGGTGAATGCGATTGTGCGAGGGATGACCGGCGACACGATCATGTGCTGACCCAGATTTAGTTTCGAGGTTGTCATTATGGACACTGTTGTCTCCTCTCGCTTTCTCTACATAAAAAACACAACTACTAATACGGACCATTCATTCGTAAACACGTAACTATTTTGGATGAGGTCATGTCCCACCACTCGCGGGAGCTGTGCAATTATTCAGATTTCTAAAAGAATGTTCTTTTAACCTTctaggatttttattttttttatagtcgCAAGTTTGTAGGAACCAGAAAAATTATTCGTAAAGCATTTGTGGAGCATCATGAGAAATTACGAAAAATGAAAAACGAGTATATTATGGCACTAAAAAATTCATTTGATCAAACTAAATTTGCTTAAATGTTCCAGTGCCAAGGCATAATTCTGAAAATTATGGCTGACGATAAAAGCAAGCAAACTTGAGAGCCACACGCACACTCGTGTCCACGAAATGGCCATGTATTATTGTCAGGTATTCTATCACAATCATGGATACTTTGCACAAGTATCAAGAAGACAGGTTCTTAAAACAACAAAACCAGATTTCGATTTTTGACCCTGTAAATTTTCACTGTGATTGCTATATTCCTATGCTACTAATAACAAAGCCAGCATGCACATAAACTTATGACATTGCGGATCTCCGAAATTGCcaggaaaaggaagaaaagtatTGGAACTAAAAAAGACACGGAATGGCATTGGTTGCATAGAGAGAACAGATATAGATAGATGGACTAGTCCTTCAAGCTGGTGGAGAAAGAGACACATGGCGGATCACTAAAGGCTTGGAGGATCTGCTGAGGAGCTTGGATTGAGATTGTTGATACCATCCTTCTGACATATGATCATCTTTTGCACCATACACTGGAAATCCCTGCATTGTTTGTTGGTACAAATACTAAAGTTAGCAacagaaaaggaaagaaaagagaataacTAGCCGAAACAAAGccactcaattttttttaccagAATTTGCTTAAGTAAATGTTTCAATGTGTAAATGAAAAAATCTAACCAGAGCTGTTAGAAACTCAGgcagaaaaataataacaaagttAACTCCATATAATCTTGTTAGTTTCGGTACTTAACTGCCACGGGTAATCTCGCAAGAACATCATGTCTCCATCATCATCTATGCAGGTCACATGCCATCCACTAGTTCCATTGACTAAGCTGCCTCCAAAATCAAACATGGAGTCGAGCTCAGCAATGAGTTCATCATATCCACGAAAACGGGTTAGATCAACTGCTCTTCCAAGAGCAGTTCCCAGCTTAAGCACCTGAAATAGTTAGTTGCCTTTGTTCAGATGTCTCAGAATGTGAAGAGCTAAGAATCTTTCAGCTACTTGCTATAGTATTTGAGTAATGCTATCCTTTTATAAACACATTCCTAGTACttaacaaagaaattattgaatGAATAAGTAAACGCATTGTATGTTTTGGAAATATAAACCATTCAATAAAGTATGACATAGGAGAATTTAGAATTAttcacattatattatattatttattcacaTTCAAATGCTAAGTACCTTTGTGCAGCTACGGTTATTGACAGAGCGACACTTCTTACATGTTTTCCCGGAGGTAACACACATTGGAGGACTAGAAAGCAGACTTGGAGTTTTGCTGAAACCAGCAAATTGTGGTGAAGGGAGCTCCGGTTGGCGTTCAATTAAGTTAACACCAAAGAGCTTGTATTTGTTATAACTGCCAAGATGACCAAGTGGAGCATCATTTTCATTTCTAGATTCAGAAGGTGGCCATCCCAAGGATTCAGAACAAATGGAGCTTaaatttgaacttgaaattgATAAATCTTCATGTGGCAATGACATTGATCTTCCAAGAGATTTATGAAGAATGTCTTGCATCAGAAAGGGATGCTGGTTCAGATTCTCCTTCCCAAATTGTGAGCCACCGATTGAGAACTTCGGTGGTGGTCTTTGCAATGCCCTTGAAGTACTCAGGCCACTGTAATCTTGTCCTTGCAAGTCCCTATCCGCTACCGCCCTGGCTGAACTCTGAGCACCAGCATCTGATAACAAGAGAATTCAACTAGTCCACAGTGCTTAAAGAAAAGATAACATGTCATTCTAATTTCTAAACATGGAAAATTATAACATTAACATCTTTTAGCTTCCTCAAATCGAATTTTACAGGTAAGTCAAACTATAGATGAATTTATAAGTACTGACCATCCATGGCAAAGACATTTAGTCCAGGCAATGGGCGCTGGTTAAGGACATGTGCCTTTTTTGGGTTGGGGAGAATAGGAATGTGCTTTTCCATCCCAGACTCCAAGGGCTCAATCCACCAAGGACAGACCCTTTCAGGGTGCATGAAGGCATCTACTATGGCATCCCATTGCACCTGAGAAGAAACATAAGTTTCATTGAATCgagtaaaataaaacataaaggtATTTTAGCTTCAAAGAACTAAACCTAGAAGACTTGAAAAGAGCCTGGTTACCTTGAGACATCTCCATTCAGAACCAGGCCACCTAATGCTGTCAATAACTTCATTACCAATTATCGTACCTGCATATCTGGTTACTCAAACAAAAAGGCAAAAGACCTGATTATGAATTGTTTCATTGTAGAAACTATAATTACCACTTAAcattcatttcaaaataaaacatcGATGAGTCGGCCAAACTTTGACATCGTTACCTTCTTAGAGACTCTTCAACATCACACTGCATTTGAACTCTCGTTCCAATTGAATAGACGGGTACAGTTGACTTCAAATAGTTTTGCAGAG carries:
- the LOC114194532 gene encoding zerumbone synthase isoform X1, yielding MALHFSKISPEIMIRMGLRNSANISYSRALFAESFHRLLSTQTSGKLQDKVALITGAASGIGKATATKFINNGAKVIIADINQQLGEETAKELGSNATFITCDVTQESDISNAVEFAISKHKQLDIMYNNAGVACKSPLSIVDLDMALFDKIMDINVRGAVAGIKHAARVMIPRGSGSILCTASVTGVMGGLAQHTYSISKSAVVGIVKSLASELCRHGIRVNCISPFAIPTPFALEEMSQIYSHVDSQRHVDIIHNSSVLKGVYCEPDDVANAALFLASNDAKYVSGHNLVVDGGFTSFKNLDFPAPDQVK
- the LOC114194532 gene encoding zerumbone synthase isoform X2, which translates into the protein MALHFSKISPEIMIRMGLRKLQDKVALITGAASGIGKATATKFINNGAKVIIADINQQLGEETAKELGSNATFITCDVTQESDISNAVEFAISKHKQLDIMYNNAGVACKSPLSIVDLDMALFDKIMDINVRGAVAGIKHAARVMIPRGSGSILCTASVTGVMGGLAQHTYSISKSAVVGIVKSLASELCRHGIRVNCISPFAIPTPFALEEMSQIYSHVDSQRHVDIIHNSSVLKGVYCEPDDVANAALFLASNDAKYVSGHNLVVDGGFTSFKNLDFPAPDQVK
- the LOC114194547 gene encoding uncharacterized protein LOC114194547, which encodes MTTSKLNLGQHMIVSPVIPRTIAFTPSSIAVTLTNQHASSSLTLCYTPTHSPTRVRSRSHPFTESDDQVEDLRVPNHWLQPTISLQESEWLRVTLHKWLDDEYCPEETNVEISRVAANSYYNSLLQKQTDLGEILLKMARELESINYKESFHGAFSSANAAIDLIAQRIEQFSQSI
- the LOC114163074 gene encoding auxin response factor 2A-like; this encodes MRRRREMEAAPRDGLPHNRGGTDDLYTELWRACAGSSVYVPRVGERVFYFPQGHLEQVAAFTQHQQDGHMEIPVYDLPPKILCRVVCVVLKAETYTDEVFAQVTLVPEPRQNHFGLENEDNLVPSRTTTYSFSKVLTPSDTSTHGGFSIPKRHADECFRPLDMTHQTPAQEIVAKDLHGFEWHFRHIYRGQPKRHLLTSGWSTFVSAKKLVAGDSCIFVSGEYGEVRVGIRRASRHHSNASPSSSLISGHSMQLGILASASHAVATGAMFTVYYHPWTNPFEFIIPLQNYLKSTVPVYSIGTRVQMQCDVEESLRRYAGTIIGNEVIDSIRWPGSEWRCLKVQWDAIVDAFMHPERVCPWWIEPLESGMEKHIPILPNPKKAHVLNQRPLPGLNVFAMDDAGAQSSARAVADRDLQGQDYSGLSTSRALQRPPPKFSIGGSQFGKENLNQHPFLMQDILHKSLGRSMSLPHEDLSISSSNLSSICSESLGWPPSESRNENDAPLGHLGSYNKYKLFGVNLIERQPELPSPQFAGFSKTPSLLSSPPMCVTSGKTCKKCRSVNNRSCTKVLKLGTALGRAVDLTRFRGYDELIAELDSMFDFGGSLVNGTSGWHVTCIDDDGDMMFLRDYPWQDFQCMVQKMIICQKDGINNLNPSSSADPPSL